The following proteins are co-located in the Sandaracinaceae bacterium genome:
- a CDS encoding thioredoxin family protein → MLPLRPSHPGRTGVRLDRVIARCAAALGALGMTWLLASHADASFLDEISERYRAALSEGRYGPALGMTYVAGLLTALTPCVYPMIAITVSIFGARQSTSRWRSAGLSSAYVLGIAALLTPLGVLSALAGSLFGAWTGNPWVMVPMSVLFLAMGASMFGAFDLALPSSVQTRLSQSGGVGFKGAFVMGLVSGLIAAPCAGPVISALLAYVSTTRDATFGALSMFSYSLGLGTLFFVVGTFALSLPKTGRWVDAVKSLFGLVMVVMSLYFVRDILRLPAAVTRDVRWLQTGLALVPVGLLLGAVHLSFKEGAWHQRARKGVGVLLVVTGVFALIRHQEALPEGAQIAWETDLTAARARATESGMPMLVDFGADWCSACRELDHMALTDARVVSEARRFVTVRVDLSDAGDDVAQGHLRSYGQSGLPFVVMHHTDGSEGQRITAPMRAEAFLALMRAVR, encoded by the coding sequence ATGCTGCCCCTCCGTCCCTCCCACCCAGGTCGCACCGGAGTCCGCCTCGACCGCGTCATCGCCCGTTGCGCCGCGGCTCTCGGCGCGCTCGGAATGACCTGGCTGCTGGCGTCGCACGCCGACGCCTCGTTCCTCGACGAGATCTCGGAACGCTACCGGGCCGCGCTGTCCGAGGGACGCTATGGGCCAGCGCTCGGAATGACCTACGTGGCTGGCCTGCTCACCGCGCTGACCCCGTGCGTCTACCCCATGATCGCCATTACGGTGAGCATCTTCGGGGCGCGCCAGAGCACCTCGCGTTGGCGCTCGGCGGGCCTCTCCAGCGCCTACGTGCTGGGCATCGCGGCGCTGCTCACGCCGCTGGGGGTGCTCTCTGCGCTCGCGGGTTCGCTGTTCGGCGCGTGGACGGGCAACCCGTGGGTGATGGTGCCCATGTCCGTGCTGTTCCTGGCCATGGGCGCGAGTATGTTCGGGGCGTTCGACCTGGCGCTCCCCAGCAGCGTCCAGACGCGTCTCTCGCAGTCGGGCGGCGTGGGCTTCAAGGGTGCGTTCGTCATGGGGCTGGTCAGCGGCCTCATCGCCGCGCCGTGCGCAGGGCCCGTCATCAGCGCGCTCTTGGCGTACGTGAGCACCACCCGCGACGCCACGTTCGGTGCGCTCAGCATGTTCTCGTACTCGCTGGGGCTCGGCACGCTGTTCTTCGTGGTGGGGACGTTCGCGCTGTCCTTGCCCAAGACGGGCCGCTGGGTGGACGCGGTGAAGAGCCTGTTCGGCCTCGTGATGGTCGTGATGTCCCTGTACTTCGTGCGCGACATCCTGCGACTCCCCGCTGCCGTCACCCGCGACGTGCGCTGGCTCCAGACGGGGCTCGCCCTGGTGCCCGTGGGGCTCCTGCTGGGCGCGGTGCACCTGTCGTTCAAGGAGGGCGCGTGGCACCAGCGCGCCCGCAAGGGGGTGGGGGTGCTGCTGGTGGTGACGGGGGTGTTCGCGCTCATCCGCCATCAAGAGGCGTTGCCAGAGGGTGCTCAGATCGCGTGGGAGACGGACCTGACCGCGGCGCGCGCGCGAGCCACCGAGTCGGGCATGCCCATGCTCGTCGATTTCGGCGCCGACTGGTGCTCGGCCTGCCGAGAGCTGGACCACATGGCGCTCACGGACGCGCGCGTGGTGTCGGAGGCGCGTCGCTTCGTCACCGTTCGGGTGGACTTGTCAGACGCGGGTGACGACGTGGCGCAAGGTCACCTGCGCAGCTATGGGCAGTCGGGCCTGCCCTTCGTCGTGATGCACCACACGGATGGGTCCGAGGGCCAGCGCATCACCGCGCCGATGCGCGCCGAGGCGTTCTTGGCGCTCATGCGGGCGGTGCGTTGA
- a CDS encoding diacylglycerol kinase family lipid kinase codes for MIDPANTYVIANPHGRGGWVGLNWHRLSAEIRAELGDGVRFLQTQSIGDGVRCAREAIDAGATTLVSFGGDGTHSEITDGIMRAGAGTGVSLGILHAGTGGDFRRMLTNTEDLSAACRSIARTEPVTVDCGWVEYVTEGGEARGRHFLNIASLGIGGLVDRFVNESKHRLRGGPAYALATLRANSVYQPAEVELEVDGEPLGVFRISNICVCNGRWAGGGMMFAPDARLTDGLLDVVVLESASTLRSLPVMRGLYKGTHTRSKLVRVFQGQRVKVTPQRHTAYMDIDGEAPGIAPASFQVRAGALRVHGVRPEFL; via the coding sequence ATGATCGATCCCGCGAACACGTACGTCATCGCCAACCCACACGGCCGGGGTGGCTGGGTCGGCCTGAATTGGCATCGCCTCAGCGCCGAGATCCGCGCCGAGCTCGGGGACGGCGTGCGGTTCCTGCAGACCCAGAGCATCGGAGACGGGGTGCGCTGCGCGCGCGAGGCCATCGACGCAGGCGCGACCACACTGGTGTCGTTCGGTGGAGACGGGACGCACAGCGAGATCACGGACGGCATCATGCGCGCAGGCGCGGGGACTGGCGTGTCGCTGGGCATCTTGCACGCAGGAACGGGGGGCGACTTTCGCCGCATGCTCACCAACACCGAGGACCTGAGCGCGGCCTGCCGCAGCATCGCGCGCACGGAGCCCGTCACGGTCGACTGCGGGTGGGTGGAGTACGTCACCGAGGGAGGCGAAGCTCGTGGGCGTCACTTCTTGAACATCGCGTCCTTGGGCATCGGCGGGCTGGTGGACCGCTTCGTAAACGAATCCAAGCACCGCTTGCGCGGTGGCCCCGCGTACGCCCTGGCGACGCTGCGCGCCAACTCGGTGTACCAGCCAGCGGAGGTGGAGCTCGAGGTGGACGGAGAGCCGCTCGGCGTCTTCCGCATCTCGAACATCTGCGTGTGCAACGGGCGTTGGGCCGGCGGCGGGATGATGTTCGCCCCCGACGCACGGCTGACCGACGGCCTGCTGGACGTGGTGGTGCTGGAGTCCGCGAGCACGCTGCGCTCGCTGCCCGTGATGCGCGGGCTCTACAAGGGCACGCACACCCGCTCGAAGCTGGTACGTGTGTTCCAGGGGCAACGCGTGAAGGTCACGCCGCAGCGACACACGGCGTACATGGACATCGACGGCGAGGCCCCGGGTATCGCGCCTGCCTCGTTCCAAGTGCGTGCGGGCGCCCTGCGCGTGCACGGCGTGCGCCCGGAGTTCCTCTGA
- a CDS encoding AMP-binding protein, with the protein MPPVSMLLPRLMEPDDADALRIDDVTLSYRALRARVDAHLARLEAADVRTGDRVGVFTHASMEVAAALLAQLTHGVVSVPLNPALGARELEHVLRDAAPRRVFVDEAHAEGLRAATPLPGLHEELQLLRGSDLPHATSEGALTPRPVADDVALILYTSGTTGAPKGAQLSSRNLAANLDALAQTWGWCAEDVVVHALPLFHVHGLVLGLLGALRVGGALHHVSRFTPLALSAALSEAPAGRGVLFAVPTMYHRLLDAADAGGPNAAVIADALRRARLLVSGSAGLSTREHRRVEALSGRGVHERYGLTETLINCAVPADGPPRPGYVGPPLPTVALRRVDEARRPLPPSADDDSTLGEIAVRGPSVFLGYLDRPDATREVLDDDGWFYTGDLATRTPDGALRIVGRRSTDLIKTGGYKVGAGEIEAALLEHPAVAEVAAVGVPDEDLGERIVAFVVPRAGVAVEVDALRTHCATLLTRHKQPRAFELVESLPRNAMGKVQKRRLLEGREPPVRAPAAPASTASTAPEVRVDRFTGYPVIVSSVRAKIRHGRDPGAGLPQPAGPCPFCPGAEDHTEPTVVRVPADPTQPWRVRFVPNLYPWVFESLEGATFAPPAGGLAAPALGVHDVVIEHPEHALDLVDYDEAHMTLLLTALRDRMRVLEQTPGVVSVSLFRNRGRRAGSSQPHPHAQMIGASVAGPTQAARRARAYEHFVETGTNILAAHIASEREAAVRVLLDDGEWFASCPFAPRHPYEVLVAPTTAGNAPPAPFSALDDGALRALGGHLQRLARAALQASGKTDYNLVWHQLPVAEREAAHAYFAIEIAPRGGGGAGFELSTGLAMSSTPPEVTAARIRAALENP; encoded by the coding sequence ATGCCGCCGGTGTCCATGTTGCTCCCCCGCCTGATGGAACCCGACGACGCCGACGCCTTGCGCATCGACGACGTCACACTGAGCTACCGCGCCCTCCGCGCTCGCGTCGACGCGCACCTCGCGCGTCTCGAAGCGGCGGACGTGCGTACAGGCGACCGCGTGGGCGTGTTCACCCACGCGAGCATGGAGGTCGCCGCCGCCTTGCTGGCGCAGCTCACGCACGGGGTGGTCTCCGTGCCGCTCAACCCGGCGCTCGGCGCGCGGGAGCTGGAGCACGTCCTGCGTGACGCCGCGCCGCGCAGGGTGTTCGTCGACGAGGCGCACGCCGAGGGGCTCCGCGCGGCGACGCCGCTGCCGGGGCTGCACGAGGAGCTCCAGCTGCTGCGAGGGAGCGACCTGCCACACGCCACGTCGGAGGGGGCGCTCACGCCGCGCCCCGTCGCGGACGACGTGGCCCTGATCCTCTACACCTCGGGGACTACTGGAGCGCCGAAGGGGGCGCAGCTGAGCAGCCGCAACCTGGCCGCCAACCTCGACGCGCTCGCCCAGACGTGGGGATGGTGCGCGGAAGACGTCGTCGTGCACGCGCTGCCGCTGTTCCACGTCCACGGTTTGGTGTTGGGGCTGCTGGGCGCGCTGCGGGTGGGTGGCGCCCTGCATCACGTGTCGCGCTTCACGCCGCTCGCTCTGAGCGCCGCGTTGAGCGAGGCGCCGGCGGGCAGAGGCGTGCTCTTCGCGGTGCCCACGATGTACCACCGTCTGCTGGACGCGGCGGACGCGGGTGGTCCGAACGCGGCCGTCATCGCCGACGCGCTGCGGCGCGCGCGCCTGCTCGTCTCGGGCTCCGCCGGGCTCTCGACGCGCGAGCACCGCCGCGTCGAAGCGCTGAGCGGGCGCGGCGTACACGAGCGCTACGGCTTGACGGAGACGCTCATCAACTGCGCGGTACCCGCCGACGGGCCGCCCCGTCCTGGGTACGTCGGGCCGCCGCTCCCCACCGTCGCGCTGCGCCGCGTCGACGAAGCGCGCCGACCGCTGCCCCCGAGCGCCGACGACGACAGCACGCTGGGCGAGATCGCGGTGCGCGGACCGAGCGTGTTCCTCGGCTATCTCGACCGCCCCGATGCGACGCGCGAGGTGCTCGACGACGACGGCTGGTTCTACACGGGGGACCTGGCGACGCGGACCCCCGACGGGGCCCTGCGTATCGTGGGGAGGCGCAGCACGGACCTGATCAAGACGGGTGGCTACAAGGTGGGCGCTGGTGAGATCGAGGCTGCCCTGCTGGAGCACCCCGCAGTGGCCGAGGTGGCCGCCGTGGGCGTGCCGGACGAGGACCTGGGCGAGCGCATCGTGGCGTTCGTCGTGCCGCGCGCGGGGGTCGCCGTGGAGGTGGACGCGCTACGCACGCACTGCGCCACGCTCCTGACCCGCCACAAGCAGCCCCGCGCGTTCGAGTTGGTCGAGAGCTTGCCGCGCAACGCGATGGGCAAGGTGCAGAAGCGCCGCTTGCTCGAGGGGCGGGAGCCGCCCGTCCGCGCCCCAGCGGCCCCCGCGAGCACGGCGAGCACGGCACCCGAGGTGCGTGTCGACCGCTTCACGGGCTACCCCGTGATCGTGTCCTCCGTGCGCGCGAAGATTCGGCACGGGCGCGACCCCGGCGCGGGTCTGCCGCAGCCCGCTGGGCCCTGCCCTTTCTGCCCGGGCGCCGAGGACCACACCGAGCCCACCGTGGTGCGCGTGCCGGCCGACCCGACGCAGCCGTGGCGCGTGCGCTTCGTCCCCAACCTCTACCCATGGGTGTTCGAGTCGCTCGAGGGCGCGACCTTCGCGCCTCCTGCCGGCGGTCTCGCCGCGCCAGCGCTGGGGGTGCACGACGTGGTCATCGAGCACCCCGAGCACGCGCTGGACCTGGTGGACTACGACGAAGCGCACATGACGCTGCTGCTCACGGCCCTGCGTGACCGGATGCGTGTGCTGGAGCAGACTCCCGGTGTCGTGAGCGTCAGCCTGTTCCGCAACCGCGGGCGACGGGCGGGCAGCTCGCAGCCGCACCCCCACGCACAGATGATCGGGGCGAGCGTCGCCGGTCCCACCCAAGCCGCGCGCCGCGCGCGCGCCTACGAGCACTTCGTGGAGACCGGGACCAACATCCTCGCCGCGCACATCGCGAGCGAGCGCGAAGCCGCCGTCCGCGTGCTGCTCGACGATGGCGAGTGGTTCGCGTCGTGCCCCTTCGCACCCCGCCACCCGTACGAGGTGCTGGTGGCGCCGACGACCGCAGGCAACGCTCCACCGGCGCCCTTCTCGGCGCTCGACGACGGCGCCCTGCGCGCGCTGGGCGGCCACCTGCAGCGGCTCGCGCGCGCCGCGCTGCAGGCATCGGGCAAGACCGACTACAACCTCGTCTGGCACCAGCTGCCGGTCGCGGAGCGAGAGGCAGCGCACGCCTACTTCGCGATCGAGATCGCCCCACGCGGCGGCGGCGGTGCGGGCTTCGAGCTGAGTACGGGGCTCGCGATGAGCTCGACGCCTCCCGAGGTCACGGCCGCGCGCATCCGTGCGGCGCTCGAAAACCCATGA
- the pncB gene encoding nicotinate phosphoribosyltransferase, giving the protein MTVADASCTTRAMSALSPLLTDLYQLTMALGYFRAGIAQRESCFHLHFRRCPFEGGYAIAAGLEQALDFLEALRFSEAECAYLATLLDAQKQRLFPDDFLQFLRDTPSGLEVDAIPEGTAVFPHEPLLRVSGPLYQAQLVETALLTIVNFQTLVATKASRVAHVAGARPVVEFGLRRAQGVDGGLAVSRAAYLGGCTGTSNVLAGMRYGVPVTGTHAHSWVMAFPDERTAFEAYADAMPGNCIFLVDTYDTHTGVGIAIEVGRQLEARGNRLNGVRLDSGDLTALSKDARAQLDAAGMSDAKVVASNDLDEYRIDALQREGATIDIYGVGTRLSTCYDQPALGGVYKLAALADEHGVLTPRIKLSEQAIKVSLPGRLLAKRMYDGEVPVGDVLLDLDHSAGAQDESAPLALCSLATGEPVATPEHTRIESLSVPVMRAGQRVAASPALADVRARAKRELAGLPAALKALTSTGEYPVYLDAHVAQSRSTLMSERRSTEAVS; this is encoded by the coding sequence ATGACCGTCGCGGACGCTTCGTGTACGACACGAGCGATGTCCGCACTGTCGCCGCTGCTCACCGACCTGTATCAGCTGACCATGGCGCTCGGGTACTTCCGCGCCGGGATCGCGCAGCGCGAGTCGTGCTTCCACCTGCACTTCCGGCGCTGCCCCTTCGAGGGCGGCTACGCGATCGCCGCAGGCCTCGAGCAGGCGCTCGACTTCCTCGAGGCGCTGCGCTTCAGCGAGGCCGAGTGCGCCTACCTCGCGACGCTGCTGGACGCGCAGAAGCAACGCCTCTTCCCCGACGACTTCCTGCAGTTCCTGCGCGACACCCCCAGCGGGCTCGAGGTGGACGCCATCCCGGAAGGGACGGCGGTGTTCCCGCACGAGCCGCTGCTGCGCGTGAGCGGCCCGCTCTACCAAGCCCAGCTGGTGGAGACGGCGCTGCTCACCATCGTGAACTTCCAGACGCTCGTGGCCACCAAGGCCTCGCGCGTCGCGCACGTCGCGGGCGCCCGGCCCGTCGTCGAGTTTGGGCTGCGGCGCGCCCAGGGAGTGGATGGCGGGCTGGCGGTGAGCCGCGCGGCGTACCTCGGGGGCTGCACGGGCACCAGCAACGTGCTGGCCGGCATGCGCTACGGCGTGCCCGTCACCGGCACCCACGCGCACAGCTGGGTCATGGCCTTCCCGGACGAGCGCACGGCGTTCGAGGCCTACGCCGACGCCATGCCGGGCAACTGCATCTTCCTGGTGGACACCTACGACACGCACACCGGCGTCGGCATCGCCATCGAGGTCGGTCGCCAACTCGAGGCGCGTGGCAACCGGCTGAACGGCGTGCGCTTGGACTCGGGGGACCTCACGGCGCTGTCCAAGGACGCGCGCGCGCAGCTGGACGCAGCGGGCATGTCGGACGCCAAGGTGGTGGCCAGCAACGACCTCGACGAGTACCGCATCGACGCGCTCCAGCGGGAAGGCGCCACGATCGACATCTACGGCGTGGGGACGCGGCTATCGACCTGCTACGACCAGCCCGCGCTGGGCGGGGTGTACAAGCTCGCGGCGCTGGCGGACGAACACGGCGTGCTCACGCCGCGCATCAAGCTCAGCGAGCAAGCCATCAAGGTCTCGCTGCCCGGGCGCCTGCTGGCCAAGCGCATGTACGATGGTGAGGTGCCCGTGGGGGACGTGCTGCTGGACCTCGACCACAGCGCTGGGGCGCAGGACGAAAGCGCGCCCCTCGCGCTGTGCTCGCTCGCGACGGGAGAGCCCGTGGCCACCCCAGAGCACACGCGTATCGAGAGCCTCTCCGTGCCAGTGATGCGGGCGGGCCAGCGGGTCGCGGCGTCACCGGCCCTCGCCGACGTCCGCGCGCGCGCAAAGCGTGAGCTGGCCGGGCTGCCCGCCGCGCTCAAGGCCCTCACGAGCACGGGCGAGTATCCCGTGTACCTGGACGCTCACGTCGCGCAGTCGCGCAGCACGCTGATGTCCGAGCGCCGCAGCACGGAGGCCGTGTCGTGA
- the prs gene encoding ribose-phosphate diphosphokinase has translation MLVFATRTYASLAERLCAYEELQAGTLERRQFPDGERYLRITEACSNRDCVVLGGTISDADTLELYDLACALVHQGAHTLTLVIPYFGYQTMERAVKPGEVVVAKTRARLLSSIPTAGSGNRVVLLDLHAEGIPHYFSGSIRPLHVYAKPVIIPMLRELGGDDFVLGATDAGRAKWVESLANDIGVSAGFVFKRRLSGSATEVTALAADVVGRKVVIYDDMIRTGGSLIGAARSYLSAGAAEVAAVCTHGVFPGDGLAKLRDSGLFTHVACTDSHPNAESFGDDPFLRVTSIAPVLRDALATQRGAS, from the coding sequence GTGCTGGTCTTTGCGACGCGCACCTACGCGTCTCTCGCCGAGCGCCTCTGCGCGTACGAGGAGCTGCAGGCCGGGACGCTCGAGCGGCGTCAGTTCCCGGACGGGGAGCGCTACCTGCGCATCACCGAAGCGTGCAGCAACCGCGACTGCGTCGTGCTGGGCGGCACCATCAGCGACGCCGACACCCTCGAGCTCTACGACCTGGCCTGCGCGCTGGTGCACCAGGGCGCGCACACGCTGACGCTGGTCATCCCGTACTTCGGCTACCAGACCATGGAGCGCGCCGTGAAGCCCGGCGAGGTGGTCGTCGCCAAGACCCGCGCGCGCCTGCTCTCCAGCATCCCCACGGCGGGCAGCGGCAACCGCGTGGTCCTGCTGGACCTCCACGCGGAGGGCATCCCGCACTACTTCTCGGGCAGCATCCGGCCGCTGCACGTGTACGCCAAGCCCGTCATCATCCCGATGCTGCGAGAGCTGGGCGGTGACGACTTCGTGCTCGGCGCGACCGACGCGGGCCGCGCCAAGTGGGTCGAGTCGCTCGCCAACGACATCGGCGTGTCTGCCGGCTTCGTGTTCAAGCGCCGCCTGAGCGGATCGGCCACCGAGGTCACCGCGCTCGCTGCGGACGTGGTGGGTCGCAAGGTGGTCATCTACGACGACATGATCCGCACCGGGGGCTCGCTGATCGGGGCTGCGCGCTCGTACCTCTCGGCGGGCGCGGCCGAGGTCGCGGCGGTCTGCACGCACGGCGTGTTCCCGGGCGACGGCCTCGCCAAGCTGCGCGACTCCGGGCTGTTCACGCACGTGGCGTGTACGGACTCGCACCCCAACGCCGAGTCCTTCGGCGACGACCCCTTCCTGCGCGTGACCAGCATCGCGCCCGTGCTGCGCGACGCGCTCGCGACCCAACGAGGTGCCTCATGA
- the nadE gene encoding NAD(+) synthase, translated as MNRIHAAIAVLNQTPFAWDENRANIEAAIAEARRRGVTLLCLPELCITGYGCEDMFLASFLQEQAFHTLERLLPLTRGMIVSFGMPVLHRGCVYNTAALVVDGEIAGFVAKQFLAGDGIHYEPRWFKPWPTGRRATLEHGERRYPIGDLTFDVGGVLLGFEICEDAWVARRPGASLSLQGVDVILNPSASHFAFGKQRIRRRLVLEGSRAFGVSYLYANLLGNEAGRAVYDGGGMIAAAGSLLAETVPFSFAGSGVYDAVLDIDHTRLIRAQSASFRPEVEGDERCVRVPFDHDPVPARRHEVQPPPWVEGPHRKEEEFTRAIALALFDYMRKSHAQGFVVSLSGGADSAACVLLVYTALRLAAAELGWEGLSKRLAHLRSIGRASSVDELMPHLLTTAYQATQNSGDVTRNAARAIAEAVHADHFELDVDALVKSYVALIEGAVGRPLTWEQDDVTLQNIQARTRSPSIWMLANLRSQLLLSTSNRSEAAVGYATMDGDTSGGVSPIAGIDKAFLRQWLRFMESTGPHGLAPTPALAHINRQQPTAELRPRAAEQTDEGDLMPYPLLDAIEMVAIRDKKGPSDAFDLMRAEFPQYAPEQLRTWVVRFFRLWCRNQWKRERYAPSFHVDDKNLDPKTWCRFPILSGGYELELRELLDRTL; from the coding sequence ATGAACCGCATCCACGCGGCCATCGCCGTCCTCAACCAGACCCCGTTCGCTTGGGACGAGAACCGCGCCAACATCGAGGCGGCCATCGCCGAGGCGCGCCGCCGTGGGGTCACGCTGCTGTGTCTGCCCGAGCTGTGCATCACGGGCTACGGCTGCGAGGACATGTTCCTGGCGTCGTTTCTCCAGGAGCAGGCCTTCCACACCCTCGAGCGCCTGCTGCCGCTGACGCGTGGGATGATCGTCAGCTTCGGCATGCCCGTGCTGCACCGGGGCTGCGTCTACAACACCGCCGCGCTCGTCGTCGACGGGGAGATCGCGGGGTTCGTGGCCAAGCAGTTCCTCGCGGGGGACGGCATCCACTACGAGCCGCGCTGGTTCAAGCCGTGGCCCACTGGGCGCCGCGCCACGCTGGAGCACGGCGAGCGCCGCTACCCCATCGGCGACCTCACGTTCGACGTGGGTGGCGTGCTGCTGGGCTTCGAGATCTGCGAGGACGCGTGGGTCGCGCGCCGCCCGGGCGCCAGCCTGTCGCTGCAGGGCGTGGACGTCATCCTCAACCCCAGCGCCAGCCACTTCGCGTTCGGCAAGCAGCGCATCCGGCGGCGCTTGGTGCTGGAGGGCTCGCGCGCGTTCGGCGTGAGCTACCTCTACGCCAACCTGCTGGGCAACGAAGCGGGGCGCGCCGTGTACGACGGCGGCGGGATGATCGCGGCCGCCGGCAGCCTGCTGGCCGAGACGGTGCCTTTCTCGTTCGCGGGGTCTGGCGTGTACGACGCGGTGCTGGACATCGACCACACGCGCCTGATCCGCGCGCAGTCGGCCAGCTTCCGGCCCGAGGTGGAGGGGGACGAGCGCTGCGTGCGTGTGCCCTTCGACCACGACCCGGTGCCCGCGCGGCGCCACGAGGTGCAGCCCCCCCCGTGGGTGGAGGGCCCTCACCGCAAGGAAGAGGAGTTCACCCGCGCCATCGCGCTCGCGCTCTTCGACTACATGCGCAAGTCGCACGCCCAGGGCTTCGTCGTGTCGCTGAGCGGCGGCGCGGACTCGGCCGCGTGCGTGCTGCTGGTGTACACGGCGCTCCGGCTCGCGGCCGCCGAGCTGGGCTGGGAGGGCCTGTCCAAGCGGCTCGCGCACCTGCGCAGCATCGGCCGAGCCAGCAGCGTGGACGAGCTGATGCCGCACCTGCTGACCACCGCCTACCAGGCCACCCAGAACAGCGGCGACGTGACGCGCAACGCCGCGCGCGCCATCGCCGAAGCCGTGCACGCGGACCACTTCGAGCTGGACGTCGACGCCCTCGTGAAGAGCTACGTCGCGCTCATCGAGGGCGCCGTCGGGCGCCCGCTCACGTGGGAGCAGGACGACGTCACGCTGCAGAACATCCAGGCACGCACGCGCAGCCCCAGCATCTGGATGCTCGCGAACCTGCGCTCGCAGCTGCTGCTCTCCACCAGCAACCGCTCCGAGGCGGCCGTGGGCTACGCCACGATGGACGGCGACACGAGCGGCGGCGTCTCCCCCATCGCGGGCATCGACAAGGCCTTCCTGCGGCAGTGGCTGCGCTTCATGGAGAGCACCGGGCCGCACGGCCTCGCCCCCACCCCGGCGCTCGCGCACATCAACCGACAGCAGCCCACCGCCGAGCTGCGGCCCCGGGCGGCCGAGCAGACGGACGAAGGCGACCTGATGCCCTACCCGTTGCTGGACGCCATCGAGATGGTGGCCATCCGCGACAAGAAGGGCCCGAGCGACGCGTTCGACCTGATGCGCGCCGAGTTCCCCCAGTACGCCCCCGAGCAGCTGCGCACCTGGGTGGTGCGCTTCTTCCGCTTGTGGTGCCGCAACCAGTGGAAGCGCGAGCGCTACGCGCCCTCGTTCCACGTGGACGACAAGAACCTGGACCCCAAGACCTGGTGCCGCTTCCCGATCCTGTCGGGCGGCTACGAGCTCGAGCTGCGCGAGCTGCTCGACCGCACGCTCTGA
- the pncA gene encoding bifunctional nicotinamidase/pyrazinamidase, with protein sequence MHADDHALVLVDLQPDFLPGGALAVAEGDLVVPYAVARMQEFGCIVATQDWHPPDHGSFASQHPGKEPGELIELHGLTQVLWPDHCVQGTAGAELCAELDRERITAVFRKGSDPTVDSYSGFFDNGRRHATGLGDWLRERGVRALSVLGLATDYCVKFTALDARELGFEVTLLSAGCRGVELKPGDVARALDELRAAGVQIAE encoded by the coding sequence ATGCACGCCGATGACCACGCCCTCGTCCTGGTGGACCTGCAGCCGGACTTCCTCCCCGGAGGCGCGCTGGCCGTCGCCGAGGGTGACTTGGTGGTGCCCTATGCGGTCGCGCGCATGCAGGAATTCGGCTGCATCGTCGCGACGCAGGACTGGCACCCGCCCGACCACGGCTCGTTCGCCAGCCAGCACCCGGGCAAAGAGCCCGGTGAGCTGATCGAGCTGCACGGGCTCACCCAAGTGCTGTGGCCCGACCACTGCGTGCAGGGCACCGCTGGCGCCGAGCTGTGCGCCGAGCTCGACCGTGAGCGCATCACCGCCGTGTTCCGTAAGGGCAGCGACCCGACCGTCGACAGCTACAGCGGCTTCTTCGACAACGGCCGGCGGCACGCGACCGGCCTCGGGGACTGGCTGCGGGAGCGCGGGGTGCGCGCGCTGAGCGTGCTGGGGCTGGCCACGGACTACTGCGTGAAGTTCACCGCCCTGGACGCGCGCGAGCTCGGGTTCGAGGTGACGCTGCTGAGCGCCGGGTGCCGTGGCGTGGAGCTGAAGCCCGGCGATGTGGCCCGGGCGCTCGACGAGCTGCGCGCGGCCGGGGTGCAGATCGCGGAGTGA